Below is a genomic region from Desulfomonilia bacterium.
TGCGAAGGATTACGCAAAGGCCAAGGGTTATCCGTATTTTGCAACAGGTGATATTGTCAGGATGGAAGTGGCAAAAAGAGCAATTGAGGCCAATGCTGAAAACATGGGCAGTGTTTCGACCGAGATGAGGGGGGCTGACGGTCTGGGGGTTACCAGGCAGGCGCTTTCAACAGCGCTTAACCAGAATTCGCCCGTCGTATTCCTCGAAGGCATGCGCTCATGGCCGGAAATTAAACTTATTAAGGAAAGTGCTGATGCCTGTGTTATAGCTTTTCTTGCACCCAGAAAATTAAGGCTCGAAAGAATCATGAGCCGGGGACGCTCGGATGATTCGGCGGAAGCGTTCGACGCGCGCGACATGCGCGAGATCGAATACGGTACAGCCGTTCCTGTAGCGCTCGCGGACGCCTATATCCTCAATACCTCCTCGATGGATGATGCTGTTAACACACTGGATGAAATAGTGAAAAAATCATTAATGAGGGGATAAGCATTTGACTGCCTGGATAATTTTATTTTTTGCCGGTCTTTCCGAGATATGCTGGGCCGTGGGCATGAAGTACACGGAAGGTTTTACAAGGATATGGCCGAGCGTTTTTACTGTGGTCTTCATGCTGGTTAGCGTGCTGCTTCTGGCCCAGTCGTTGAAAACTCTTCCGGTAGGCACCGCATATGCGATCTGGACCGGGATAGGCGCAATCGGCACAGCCGTTTG
It encodes:
- a CDS encoding AAA family ATPase; amino-acid sequence: MTIFIIVGMPASGKNCAKDYAKAKGYPYFATGDIVRMEVAKRAIEANAENMGSVSTEMRGADGLGVTRQALSTALNQNSPVVFLEGMRSWPEIKLIKESADACVIAFLAPRKLRLERIMSRGRSDDSAEAFDARDMREIEYGTAVPVALADAYILNTSSMDDAVNTLDEIVKKSLMRG
- the sugE gene encoding quaternary ammonium compound efflux SMR transporter SugE, which encodes MTAWIILFFAGLSEICWAVGMKYTEGFTRIWPSVFTVVFMLVSVLLLAQSLKTLPVGTAYAIWTGIGAIGTAVCGMILFGEPRDAARLFCIFLIVTGIVGLKLVTKA